Genomic window (Prinia subflava isolate CZ2003 ecotype Zambia chromosome 35, Cam_Psub_1.2, whole genome shotgun sequence):
CGATGCCCACGGAGATGGGGCCGATCCGGGCCACCGCCCTCTTCAAGGCCTTCTCATTCCCCTCGGGGATCTCGCGGTAGCCGCGGCACTTGGCCGCCTTCCCGGTGGGGCTGTACATGCAGCTCTCGTCCTGCCGGGGCCGGGAAGGTGAgatggggatggggacgggGGGATGGAGGGGGTTTGGGGCTGTTCCCCCTCACACCTGGCCGATGTAGGGATAGGAGTCCTCGGAGTCGATGCCGCGGTTCTGCCGGACGTACTCGAAGGCGTTGGTCATGTACCCGCCCCCGCAGCCGTCGTTGTTGGCCACGCAGTCCACCAGGTTTTGGGGGCTCAGAGACTGcagtttccctgttttcctcttcAGCTGCCCCTCCAGGGCACCCACCGAGCTGAAAGCCCAGCACGAGCCACACTGGCCCTGTGGGCACACAACAGGTGACAACAGGGTGgcaccagggtgacaccctgctccaggcacaCCCGTCTTACCTGGTTCTTGACAGGGGTCACATAACCCTTCTTGCGCCAGTCCATGGCAGCCGGGGCTCTCTCGGTCCAGTCGGGGACAAAGAGGGTCTCGTTGTGGCGTCGGTGACCACGGGGCACCTTCAGCCCGGTCATTGTCCTCACCACCTCCTCGCTGGTCTGGGAAAGGAGCCCTGCTGggtgagcaggggctgggggcaccccCAGGTGCTCAGCCCcactgtgtcccctcccagggaTACCCACCATGTCACCCAGGTGGTTCATGGCCAGCTCAAAGGTGTGGAGGCCCAGGGCGTGCTCCAGGTTGTGGGTGTTGATGTATTTGAGGTTCTTCTCCCAAATCAGCCTCCGCGTCACCTCGTCCGCCTGTGGGGCGAGAtggtgctgggacagggctcCTGCCGGTGCCCCCCGCCCTTGGGACATCCTTGTGCCCCAGCgtcccaccctggggacacccctgggggtccccagcccagcccccccGTACCTGCCCGTTGTACTGCTTGTGGTGGGTTTTCTTCCACAGCTCCCACTGCGCATCCAGTTCCGGCTCCGGGTGCAACTGGGCCAGCACCGCGGGgaccagcagggccagcagcgcGGGCCACCACATCCTGGGGACCGGCTGAGCACTGGGGACCGGGCAGAGACTGAGCCAGGGGGCCCGGGAGGGGGCAGGACCCTGTGCCCACCCTCTTGTGCGACTGGGACCCCCTGCACACCCTGatttggggctgggaccccctgCCAAGCCTGGCTGCGGTCCAGGGTCCCTTCCTCCCCCGATCGGGGGCCGGGAcagccccgcgggcagcgctGGCCGGGCGCCGCATCACATGAGCGGGGACAGCTGGTTCCCGTTAGCTCCGGCGCCGCTCCGGCAGCCCCGAGCCGGGGGGGAGTTCGGGGATGCAGAGGGGGCAGGCGGGGGGGCGTCCCAGCCCCCCTGACCCTCCCTGGCCTCACCCAGCGGCTCCCAGCCCCCCGTGGCGGAGCAGGAACCCGGACACTTCCCGAGTGGGGGTCCCCACGCCCGCTCGACGTGaagtgcctcagtttccctttttgTGCCTCCGAGGGTCCCGCTTGGGACCGGATTCCCCCGCACTCCCGCCCACCGCCCCGCTGGGTCTCCTGGGGACCCCTCCCCGCCGCTTACCGAGCACGGAGCCGTCGGTGGGAGCGCCGGGACGGGGCCTGCGGGAGCCGCGGCCGCTGCGCTTTTTATGCCGCTGGATTGAGGAAGTTCGGAGGCAGCCGGAAAATTTTGGCAGGCATCGGgtttggagggaaggaggggacagggaggggggaCGCGGGGGCTGCCCCCGACTTCACGTGGTGCTGCAGGACGGGCTGAGTCAGGCTCGGCGCGGGGCTGGTGGCGGGTCCTGCCCAGGACACCCTCCCGTCCCAAGGGTCCTGgccccagggacacccccttgtcctgtcaccccaccctggggacaccccgcTGCCCTGGGAACACCCACACCTTGTCCCCAAGTCCCCCCGTGGCCGCTTCGGGTGGGGCTGACCACCCACCCCCTTCGGGAGTGGCAGGACACGGGGACACCGTGTGACAGCAGGAACGGAGCACAGgagcccctctgtccccagtgtccccagcccggggcCGCCTCCCCGTGCCCAGTTTGGAGGTCCCAGGCTGGTCCCTGGCCGGGGAGGGGGGCAGTGGCTGTCACTGCCAGGACAGAAAGGTCCCGGTGGCACCAGTGCCCTGTCCCAGACATGCCACGCTGGGGACATCAGCGTCATTGTCACTGTCACCGTCACCCTCCAGCCATGGGAACAAGGACGGACCATCCCAGGgaccagcagggcaggggggcgaggggggatggagcagcaccAAGGGGGGTGCGCCCCTGTCACCCCCTCCCCACGGGGGTCCCCAAGAGGGGTCACCCCCCATGTGAGCTGAAGCTCGGTGGGGACGGGGCTGAGTCACCCTGGGGCTCCAGGGCAGAATCATCGCCCGGAGCACGAGGCCCTGACGTGGCCGTGAGTGACCGAGGGGACCCGAGGGGTGGGGAAAcgggggagcaggaggggtttggggggcaGAACGGGAGGGGGGAACAGTGGGATGGGGGCTCGGGGGCCAAACTGGGGGGAAAGGGATCTGGGGGACAAACCAGGAGTTTGgggatggggatttggggacactCCTCCAAGACAGAAATGAGATAAAGATTCGAAAAAGGGATCTCTGGTTGGAAAATCTCTGCTGCCCGGAATCCACTGGGCcgagggagctggagctgggacacaCCCGGGGGGGTTCAGCTCCTGCCgccccagggagggcagggcagaatTTCCCCCCTGGACAAACACTGGAGTTCCCAAAGAGGAGAGAAGGgcccaggctgtcccctgtccctgtcccccctgggAACCCTGTCAGCCCCTCCTCATCTTCCTTCCCAGCAGATTTGGCTGCTCCAGTTGGTTCCCTTCTCCCAGGATCCGGAAAATTTGGGGGTGGTTGCAGCCGTGGGACCTGCAAGGGCTcagggaaatgggaattttcctcctccaggagctgcaggggaagggCCCAGGATGTGatggggtgctggggaggggaggttACTGCTGGGAACAGACTCCCTGGATAACAGGATGTCTCCAAATGGGATGTTCCCACATATTCACAGAGaaatttggaattaaaaaacccccaaaaccaaccaaccaaccaaaaaacaaacaaaaaccacctcCCAAAAAACAACTAAACCAAAACCTTCATGTCTTAACTTtccagagggagagggaaaaataaagcttcctgctcctcttccaaGAGGAATCTCTCGGTTGGTTCCACAAGGCTTTCAAAGCTCCCTACGTGGATACTCCTCAGGAATGACAGCTCTGGAATTagccctgggaaaggaggggcTCTCCCCACTCTTGCCCTCAACCAGCAGAGTGAACACTCACAACAGCCTGGGGGTCTCAGAGCCCCCCAGCACgcaggggaaaggggggaaCACCCCCATTCCACTCAGGCTTCCAGGAAAACTTGGGAttcttccccagctgctgttgTGCCAAGTTTCCTTCCAAGTCCAACTctgcaatttattttcctgttggaATTGAAGCAAGAGGGAATCAAAGATTCTTCCAGGCCCTGAGGAGTGCAGGGTTGGGCAcgagttgtttttttttccatagaaaaaGCCATAAGATTCCAAGtcaatgtttaaaaattaaaaattttatatatatagatatatatatatataaaaattcatTCTGTTCCCTActtttccagctctcctctTACAGTCTGTGATCTGGCAACAGGGTCATACCATGGCAGGAATTCTTCTTTAAGGAGATGGTGAGTGAGCAAATGTAGTGAAAATACAGTTCCTCAGCAATTCCCTGATCAAATCCTGGGATTCTCCTACATCCAGCTCCAAAACGAGGACAAGGAACTCATCTACACATGATAAAATTCCATGGACAGCATGGAGCAGGTTTTATCCCAAAAACCTGTTGAAACATCAATTTGTGGCAGCACAGAAACCACCAGCTGGAAAACTGATTCATCCAGAAGAAAGCTACATGGGTAATATTTTTATGGCTTGTTAATTATCCCGGGGTAACGGGGGGTCACGGGTCACACTGATTTCATTGCACAGTTCACAGGAGAGAGAAGACTCCAAACAAACACAGGAATCTCCACACTGAGCACCCTGGACTGGAGATGCCCTAACAACCCTCCAAAAACAGCCAAAATCCCTCCAAAAAGGAGGAAACACCGGCTCAGGGCACGGATTCTTACTCAAGCATCCTCCAGGATTGTGTTTACAGGGATAACACCTGGAAGGGTTTCttccagtatttaaaaattccaATAGTTTGCATTTTATAGAAAAAGTCACGGcagagaatgaaataaaaacagtcaAAGCCACCTTAAGAGTTTGGAAGGGCTGTCTGTGCTCCAGACAGGAACCCCTCCCAAAGAAATCCACTTGGGAGCGGCTCTGGGACACGGGGCCTTGTGGCACTCAAGTCTTGAAGCTTCCAGAACAATCCCACACGGAGGAGGGGTCCAAAGCACCCCCTCCTCCACGGCCATCCCTCCTTGGagctctgcttccagcaggTGGAAGTGTTCAGAGAGTTCCTTGAGAAGAAGACTCGGCTGCTTTCCTTTACATGTGGGCATTGCAGAGAGCTTTAGGTTGTTTCCACTAAGGCTTGTTTTATTCggaaaaagaagggaatatGTTCAGCTCTGGGAATTCTTCATTGTTGTAGTTGGGCCCTTGGTCCCCCAACATGGTCAGCATGTCCTGTGAGGATACAAGCACAGAGTCAGGATCAAACTGGAGAATCATGCCTCcaacagcctcaagttgtggAATTTAGGGGGAATGGCTGGACTCCATCTCAgaggcttttccaacctcaacaaTTCCATGGTTCCATGATGATGTTGGCAATTTAGCCATGGGTTTGCTGGAATAGATACCATGGACCAAACTGCTCCCTTTCCCAAGGGAATCCAGGGTCTGTGTCCAAGGCAAATTTAAGCTATTATGACCAACTGCTGGGAAAGCTGGGGCGAGATTTTGAATTCtcaggaattattttaatttcattggACTGcagttttttttaattaattagaaTTAGAAGGGTTAATCCAACTGGAATTTCACACTGATCCTGCAACAGACCAAGACACAAAGCCACTTCTGCCCTCCCCACTTCCAGCTCCATCAGATTATCCAGGAGTTTGGGACATCCCCAGTTGATCTGAACCAGTGGGACAAGCTCTGGGTGCTTCAAGACCAGTGTATCCCACGGGACTGGGAGGTTAAAAAGCCCCATCTTACTGGGAAGACCtcaggctggctgggctggggctgctgcacgTGCTGCTCCCCGGATCCTGGCCCGTGGTGCTGGCCCTGCCACTGGGGCCACATTCCCACGGCGTCGGCGCGGGGCTGGAACGGGGCCGGGGTCTGCGCTGCCTCCGTGGCTCCTGGACACAAACACAGGCACTGAGTCACCCCTCCTGTGGAGTGTGGCTTCTCCAATGCTCTAGTGGGATTGGGAAGGGCAGCTGCTGATGACAGGacagggctgccctgcaggaattcctgccacAGGAATCCAGGTGTTTGCCATGGGATAGAACAAAGGGACTCCCAGAGGGGTTTGTTTCctcccaatcagccttaaaaCGGTTCAAAATTCATCTGCTGGGATGACCTCAGGTTAtcccgagctggaagggatccacaaggaccaccaagcccagccctgtggctgGAGGATGACTGAAGGTGATCAGTATCAAAGCAGAGattcagctctgctccccacatCCAGGCACTCCCAAAATCCACAAGAAGTGATGGagagcacatcccagcacagctggatgctcccagctctcctcccaggGTGTTTTGGCCCCCAGGCCCCGCTCACCGAAGCCGGTGCCGCGGCTGGCCAGCGCCGGGTACGGCACCGTGGTGGGAGACGCCGTCGATCCCGGCGCTGCCATGGAGCCGAAGGAGGACGGCGTGCCCTGGAATGTGCCCATGCCAAAGGAGGGCGGCCGCGTCTTCACTGCCTGCGATGCCACTTGCTgtaagagaggaaaaacacgggagaggaagaggaggcagggGTTCACCCAACCCTCAGCTCAGGCAGGAGGTGCCGGGTTAGTCCCGGCGGAGGAAGCACAGCAGCGCCGGGGAGCGGCAGCAGGACGGATCCCGTGGAGAGCAGGGTCTGGAAGGCAGCGGGGACCCGGGGCCTGCACCTGAGGGCTCGGGCTGTGCTACCTGGGGTGTGAACACCGgccgtgtccctgcagcccaggtgGTCCCGCTGACCTGAGCTGGCGTGGAGTGGCGGGAGATCTGCGAGAGGATCCGGCCGGAGGGCGAGGGCTGCTGCTGCGGGATGATGTTCACTGCAGGGAccatgctgctgctcctgcaacAGAACAGGGGCTGAGGCCACAACAGCAGGAACAGGCACCAAATCCTTCTGCTCGAGTTATTGGTGAAGGGAAATGGGCCCAACAATTGGGGTAACTCTGCCCATATGGGAAGGGTGGAGCAGTCacccctgcagtgtccccagaaTGTGTGAATGTGAcaccctgcagtgtccccagaaTGTGTGAATGTGAcaccctgcagtgtccccagaaTGTGTgaatgtggcacctggggacaggggtaGTTGGCCCTGATGATCTTACAGGGCTgttccaacctaaatgattccatgattctgtacTTGGAAACAactgagaggagctgctggggttgTGGGCACGTCCAAGGCACAGCAGAGGAAACAGaatggggcaggagctgggcaggtgaAGCCTCACCTGAAGTTCTCAGCGGGCCGTGCAGCAGTGAAGGTGTTTCCCTGGGCGAAGAGGGGCGGGTTGGCCGGCATGGTGCTGGCAGGGATGGCTTTGCTCTGGTCTGCAGAGAGAGCACGAGTCATTTTTGGGCTGGGACATCTgaggaacagggacagagaacCAGTTGGAAGAGACGTGTCTGTGTGAGGGAAGACTCCTTTGTTCCTTCCCCAGACACAGACTCCAGATGACTTTGTTAAATCCTGCTAAATTTGATTTCCTCTCCATTTCCTACTAAACTCGCACAGAGGTTCTGTGGGCTCAGAGCATCCACTGCAGCCTGAGCAGGCAGAAATGCTCGGCAGGGACACGCAGGAGgggtgggcagagcaggaggaggagcaggccGTGCTGCAGACCCACCTGTGCTGAGGCCAGGGAAGATCTCCCCGAAGCGCGGGTCCCGCTCCTGGCTGAAGAGGCCCTCGGCCTTGTCCAGGGCCTTGCTGTGCTCGGGGCCGGCGGCGCTCACGGGCTGCACCTGGGCGGACACGGCGGAGCTGCACCCCGGGCACGGAGCAGGGCCACACGGAGCGGCTGagggccctgctgtcccaggatTCTGAGCTTCTTTGGCCATTCAGGATGCCCAGTCGCAGCCCTGCAAgtctccaaggccaggctggacagggcttggagcaacctgggctggtggaatgtggccctgcccatggcaggaggtggaagtggatgggctttaaggttccttccaaccaaaattgttccatgattctgtaattccacATGATAAATACTGGAACTGAGCAACACCCAAGGCAGAAACACCTTCCCCTCAAACCCCACCTCAACCTGGTGCCACCACCTTTAAACCCCCAGCAAAAGGGTGACTTAAACAGTGCAGGACAACCAAGAGGGAGTGCCCAAATCCCTCTGGACTCACCTGGGAGTGCTCGTAGCCAGCCAAGCTCTCCCTTCCTGGGCCcacttccagctctgcctggggtggctgctgctgcctaaAATAGAAAGTGTGTGTAACAGGGGAGCACAGATAATTCCCAAGGGAACAGCTCTGGGTGGTTACACAGGGATTTGtcagcctggagctcctggctgcagagaggggaatttgggaatgAAGGGTGTGTGAGGGGAAGGCGGAAATGGGAAAAGGAGCCGGGCTCCTCCTGACCtggagggcagcggggccgtgcccatGTCCAGGGGAAGGCTGACGCTCTGCCCCAGCTGAGGCCTTGGCATGGAGTTTGCCAGGGCAGGCCGGGACTCCTGGCTCGAGTTCCtacaaagaaaacacaaaaaaaaagagatttaaaaagtCCCAActggcagcaaagctgggtcctgtgtgcagcagggcGTGGCTGTCTGGGACAAGATGCAAAACCCCGTTTGAGTGAAGGGGTTTTGAGTGAGTTTCCACTTGGTTTCCTTGAAAGGTGGTGCCATGGAATACAGGATGATCCAGATGTGGGGGTTGTGCCTCCCTCCTCCATACTCAGTCCTGCACACCTCAAACACAaccacacagacactgctgctttgCTCTGAACTTCCACAGGGATTTCAGCACTCTGGGTGTGGGAATGGCTGTGTCTGGAAGGAAGGAGTTCAAAGAGAGAGCTCTGACGTGGGGCAGGAAATCAGGCCTGCAGCAGatttcagccctgcagggaagcAGTGCTACTTTGCCTCATGGcaaaaaaatcctgcatttccctttcccaggCAATCCAGCCTTCTGTTtgcctgctggagctgcccttgCCAAGCCAGCAGCTCTACATCAAACACAGGCACAATTTCTTGGTCCTTGCAAGGGGTGTGGAGCTCCCTCATGGAAAGAGAGAGCAGCTCTGACCACTCCCAGAGATGGGACCCTCTGGGCTGTCACAGGAATCCAACAGCATTCTAAGGCAGATTTCACTAAtttcaggcactgctggagctgaaTTTTGGCAGCTTTTTAAGCCACACAAGACAGCCAAAGGCATTGCAATTCCTGCACTTTGTagtcctggcacagcccagcacagaacGGGAGCTGGAGGGACTTAGGAActtccccagagctgtgcaaatTGCTGGGAAGCTCATGAGGGGAGGAGGCTGAGGCTCCCCCGTGCTGGGTGAGTCTGGACCCCTCCCCAGGCACTCACTTGACGTTGGTGTTGGTGCAGATGATGTACTCGATCTCATCCGAGTAGGGGTTCTGGAAGGTGAACGAGCTGGTTCTCATCCACAGCCACTCCCGGCTCTTGGAGCGGAAGCGGAACATGACTGACAGGACCTGGCCCTTCAACTTCACCacctggaaaaaaggaattgCATCAGAGCAGAGGTGGGGAGGAGCAACCTGAGCACGAGCTCCCCTCCAGACCCCTGCGATGGCCCATTGCCTCACATCTGGACCACCACATCTCAGCCTTCCCCAGCTACATGGCCCTGCTCCCTCGGGATTGCTCGATTCCTAAAGGATACAGGAGGGGAATCTAAAATCCCCTTTTTGGCTTCACTTCTCTTATCTCCTTGCACTGGTGAGATGTATGAAAAAGCCTCCAAGAAATGAAACACATGCTGTCGCTTCCCATTCCAACGGTTTGGAGCAATGGATATGAGCAGCTGGTTTTTGGAGTCATGAAAGCACAGGGGCAGCCTTACCTGCCCTGCCACCAGTCCAAGGCCCTCAGAAATAACAGTAACGACAACAGGGCAAGAAAACACCTCCACTGCGggtcctgcagcactgggctgggcCCTAGAGATGAACCAGGGTTTCAGCCACGGCGAGCAGGCACTCGGGAGCCACAGCCCTGGCCCTAAAAGCCAGCTGgaccagcagccagagctggactGAAGACTGGATTCAGGAGTTAAGACACCAGatgcttctgttttattttgcatttaatgATATGGCTAAACCTGCTACTGTTTGCACAGGAGGGTTATctgagctttgtttttcttcttggttttcCAGTCAATTTTGTTGCTTTGCAAGCACCAAGGCATTCCAGTCTTGGAATGAAGTCCAATCTGAATTCCACCCTGCATGCAAAGGGCAGCTACAACGCTTTTACCTGTTGAAAACTGTCCCGTAAAAGCTGTTGGTCTTCTGGATGGCAGAAATCCACAATGTCTTTCCCCAAAAGCTCCTGTTTTTCAAGGAATTGTGAGAGATTCAGTCAGTTCATCTGGCAGGCAGATTCCATAATTAATCCTCTTTGGACAGGTagttcctgctccttccccccaaaccccTGTTACACAACTCAAGAGCTGGtgtgctgtttttaaaaagaaaagcacaacaGCTGTTGATTAATGTTTGATCTTTAACTCAATTTGAGGCAAGAATTGCTTTAATTGACTTTTGACATAATCCAGAGACACCCAGCCTTGCCATGATCAAAGGACTTggaaaaacacatggaaaagcAACCAGTGAAGAAGAAACACATGTGTGGGTTAAGCCCTGGGCACTGTTTATCAGCTCTGTTGGACAAGCAGAGCCATGATCTAGAATGAAAAGTGGGTTTAAAGAGCACATTTTCCTTAAACAGCTCCTACAGGTCCTCACCTGGGGCTGGTAGCCCACGGTGGCCACGCACCGGTGGTCGATGAAGGTGAAAATCCCCTCGGTGTTGTGTCTGGAGATGAATTCTGTGGGCTGGCAGACATTGTTCATGTCTGTGCAGTTGGGGGAGCTGGTCAcctgccaggagcacagggacagtcACCAACCCTCGCTGCCCCcgagctgccagccctgccctgggattTGTGGCGATCGGGGAACGTCTTCAGACAGAACAGTTTAAATCTGGGGGCTCCCAGGACGAGGCAGCGttggggaaggggagcagggcaCTCACCTGGAGCCTGCCAATGGCCACGAGGCAAAACTTGCTGCCCTGGCCAGCGTCGGGGTCATCGTCAGGCAGGGAAACACCTGGGAGGGGAGGGCCAGAAATTCCAGCAAGGTTGGCACAGAAAAATGGCTCATTCAGAGGAACGGACTGCAAGACATCTCTCTGCCCTGGTCTGTAACTCAATACCCTTCCCCATGGAGGGATTTCGTATATTAAGgtgctccccatccctttttTCACCAGAAGGAACGAAAACCTCTGAATTTCAGCAAAAGCTGCACATCAGAAAGTTCAAAACTATTTTCATCCTCTACTGACAGAGATGTCTGCTGCTTCACCTGCAAAAATCAGGTCAGTCTTACAATAAAAGTCACTGATATGTTTGCAGAGCACCTCCTGGCACATTCAGCCCCTGGAATGGCAACTTCAGCCCATGTGCTCCTAAACCCAGCCCGCCTGAGCACGAAGTGAATCCTCACCTGCTGGGGGCCAGGCTTTGATGTAGCCCGTGCAGTGCACGACCACGTAGTGAGGTTCACCATCCTTGGCTGCACCTAAACCATTCCTTGGGAGAGAGAAACGGGTTGTGCTGAAGTGGGGGAAGGTGAGGCAGGGTGTTTAGCTGTGCTGTTTATATGCTGTATGTATATAtgatatttatttcatttaccTGCAGCGGTTCCTCATGAAGCTGAGACGATTGACAGCGACTGGATCCACAGAGCTGTTGCCACACCTGCAGCAGGGTTAGAAAGGATTTGATCTTTCTTGAgcaacatgaaaataatttgggtATCTTGAATAAGAGGAATTTCATTCAGCAGAACTCAAAGGAGGTGACACTTGGGGTTAAAACTAATGGTTACTTTAAACTAGATCTTCAACAACAACAGAGCAAACAAACATTTCAGGGATTTGACTGTAGGGAAAGCTCAGCCACGTTCTGTCATGTCTGTATCAAAATGAGCccaaaaaaagctgaaataaaagcGTGGAAGGGCCAGGGTTAGGGAGCAAGTTTGGCTTCAGGCTCAGAGGCTTCCTCAGGGACCTCCCTCCTACCTCATTCGGCAGATGAACGATCTCCGGGAGCCCATGCACATCCTCATGGACTGCTGCCCTTCCTTCTTCACAGTCCCCGTCTTCAAATCAAGGATACGACctaaaaagacaagaaaaaacaggagatgctgctgcactgggagtCCTTGCACCAGGACAGGAGTGGCACCAGGTAACGTACTGGGAACAGGCACGAGTGTCACTGGTGGTACCTTTAGATGCACTCTCGGGGGGGGCTGCAGCATCCTTGGTAGAAAGGCCCCAGGGCTTGGTTCCCTCTACAAAGGGAAGGGTTTAATCCAAGTCCTCGCGGGCGCTccccccgccgggcccggctgCCGTACCTGTGAGGGCGTTCTCGGAGGTGGAGAGCTGCTCCCGCAGCTTGCCCACGTCGTCGGGGTGCACCTGCTCGTACAGGGTGCTGCCGAACCACTCGGACTGCGGCTGGTTCAGCACCGGCGTCACCGAGTCCGACACGTAGACCACGCGCCCCGTCTCGCAGGACACGATGAACAGGAACCCGTCAGCAGCCTCCAGGATCAGGtgcttcagctcctgcaggcacacGGACACCTCTCAGCTCCACGGCCAAAACACGCCCTGGGTTTGGAACTTTTCCCCCCACCCGTTGTTTAATTTTCCCCTCTTGCTGCCCTGGCCAGCGTCGGGGTCATCGTCAGGCAGGGAAACACCTGGGAGGGGAGGGCCAAAAATTCCAGCAAGGTTAGCACAGAAAAATGGCTCATTCAGAGGAACTGACTGCAAGACATCTCTCTGCCCTGGTTTGTAACTCAATACCCTTCCCCATGGAGGGATTTCCAGCTGCTGATCTCCCCACAAAGCAGCATCAGGCCAAGAGcaggaggctccagggagacctcactgtggccttccAGGACCTTAAGGAGGCttaataaaaagcagaagagggaCTTTTTATAAAATGTGCAGAGACCTGGTCGGTGAGGAAGGAGGGTTTGTAGGTGCCATCTGTGGAGGTGTTGCCAGTGCCCCGCAGGGACTTCATGTGTGACACGGCCATGCGCAGGATGGTCAGCTTGTCCGGCTTGCGCGCCAGGGCGCTGCACGTGGGCACCATGTCCGACAGCTCCGTGATGTACGCCGTCATCTTGTTCCTCCTCCTGCGCTCGATCTCGCTGTGGttctccctgccagggcccCAGGAGGACAAAAGGAGGAAGGTGAAGTTACAGGGCTGGGGGCTCGGACAGGTCCCCAGGTCAGCGCTCGCACGGGTGTGACACACACAGACTGGGAGTCAAGCCGCACATGCTGGGCGTGCACAGGGAACACGGAGACAGGGCAAGGAGAGAGGCTGCACCTGGACCTTCCTCAGagtcacagcagctccctggaacCTGGGACAGCGAGGAGCTGGGCTAACCTTCCCCGTCCACCACACTGCGCTGCAGGAAGCCAAAGGAAttgctcctctgctccccaggcGGGGTCACCTCACTGCAGTGACCTCAGCGCTGTCCACCCGAGGGTGGGTGAGATCACCAGAGCCACCAGAGCCACCAGGTCTGCAGATAAAACCTGGGCACCCGCTCttctgggcagcctgggctagtggaGGTGTGTGACTGCTCCaaggctccctgcagccccaccaggTCTGCAGATAAAACCTGGGCACCCGCTCttctgggcagcctgggctagtggaGGTGTGTGACTGCTCCaaggctccctgcagccccagcccaggatTCTGA
Coding sequences:
- the CTSK gene encoding cathepsin K, translated to MWWPALLALLVPAVLAQLHPEPELDAQWELWKKTHHKQYNGQADEVTRRLIWEKNLKYINTHNLEHALGLHTFELAMNHLGDMTSEEVVRTMTGLKVPRGHRRHNETLFVPDWTERAPAAMDWRKKGYVTPVKNQGQCGSCWAFSSVGALEGQLKRKTGKLQSLSPQNLVDCVANNDGCGGGYMTNAFEYVRQNRGIDSEDSYPYIGQDESCMYSPTGKAAKCRGYREIPEGNEKALKRAVARIGPISVGIDASLPSFQFYSRGVYYDESCNAENINHAVLAVGYGAQKGTKHWIIKNSWGEEWGNKGYVLLARNMNNACGVANLASFPKM